In Periplaneta americana isolate PAMFEO1 chromosome 8, P.americana_PAMFEO1_priV1, whole genome shotgun sequence, the sequence agttTCAAATCTTATCTTCTTTGCGTGAAATGAAGCATCCCAGATAATTAAATATACTAACTTGCTTTATTGTAttgttgtgtaggcctaatactaCTCTAAATGTAACAGGATATTTTCCTCTGGATTACCGTATCTTTGGATTTGATTGTAGCAAAGAcggatattttgtaaattttgttgttaattctataaaaaaaatctaaataactTGCAAAGGTAGAAGACACTTTTGATCTAATTGACCCTATTGcttcaattattaattttaatagtaatTTGTTATAAGAAACTTAACATATGGGATTTCCTAAGAATAAGGTACTTAAAGGTTGTGATAatgaatcaattaaaaaaaaaaaaaaacatgtaactaACCATTTTTATGGTGCGTGGTCTAATTGCAGAATTCTAGAATCGAAATCTACTTATGACTATCAACACTAGTGTTGTGCTAGTTTAATACTTGAGATTTCTTATGAAATGAACATCTCGAGCCAGTTCCATCTGAGAGCTCAAGCGGGACAAAAACGAGCCTGTTTGAGAGCTATCCATTACAGTGAAGACAAGTTTATAATAGAGTTTCTCGAGGTGatatataacaaaactttcttaTAATACTTTACAACTGTAAACAAATTAAACTTACTTGTTTAATGTTACACGCTTcatgataggataaatagaagtaTAGCAGATAATATAGTATCAATCAGCAAGTAATATCCAGACAATATATTAAGGTATCATTTATAcgtgttataatttaaaatactgaacaCACAAAAGAATGGTAAGTGGTATACGACATAGTAAAGGTTTAATACAACCTGCAGATTGGTGTTTCTAATTGGATAATGATTATAATCatatattactttataattttaatgtacaaatattaTGGAGGTGTTTTTGAGAATTATCAAATTTACGTATCTTTGGTAACATTGATTTAAATTCATGGTGTCGATTATTCGTATACTTCAGCGGTGTGAGATGTAAATTGGAATTAAAGAGTACATTAGTATGCGAGTAAAATTTCACTGTTTATTTAGCTTAAAATAGTGTATGTCCACATACTATTTCTTCCAGCTGTAGGATgacataaatgaattaatatgaCTTTCACTACCTGCCTGAAGACGAGAAGAACTTCACTGTTTTATTGACATTACCGGCCAATCTGACATTCTTCACGTTTTGGAATAATATCCCTGCAGATTAGTGAAAATTATAAACACATACAGGACTTGGTTCTGTAACAAGTTGACTGTGCATTATCTTTCAAAATATGCCGTATTTGCGCAACACATTTGAAGTTCTGTGAGCATTTGTAGTCCGATGCACTGATTTTAAtagttaattttttgtgtaattgattgatttttattaTGGAGTGTTCAAGTTCTGTAGTTGGGTTTAGGTTTATGCTTTTGATTGCATTGCGAATGATTGCTATCCAAAGGTAACCTTCCTACAGCGGTGAAGTCTTCCTTAGTTCCATGCCAATAAATAAGATGAGCGACTCTATGCCTTGTCCTTGTAGTCGTACTTGTACTGAGTGTAAGAGTTATCGCTCTGTGCGCCCGCTTCGCTCAAGACCACGACGTTCTTCCTCTGCTTCTGATTCTGGCTTGGCACAGACGCGGACGCTAGCGGCTTCTTCTGCTGTGCTGACGTATACGACACCTTTTGCTGACCTGTCTGGTACTGAGTCTTGACGGCTTCACTCGAGGGCGTGTCCTGGTACACAAACTGAGGCGTCTGGCCAGCATCAGCAGGCGTGAACACAGTATGCTGCGGCGCCTGGTATTGCTGTACCGGGTACAGCAGCGTCTGCAGGTTCAGACCCTGCAGGAAGGAGGGCGACACAGCGCCCTGGTGCTGGTATGGGTTACCAGTGTCTCCTCCGCCGACGCGAAGTATGATCACTGGGAGGATCTGCGGACCGAAGTGGCCTGACGGATTTTGCAGGAGGGCTAAGCCGCTGCTCCCGGGGTGCTGGTACAGAATCGGACCTCCCTGGAAGTTGAGACCTGAGAGAAAGGGGTTCGGGACGTTGTGACTGGGGGCAGTTGCGAAGGGGTTGTGCGCCGACGCGAGGGAGTGTCCTGAGTAGAATGTTGGAGCGTGTGGGGGAGGTCCGGAAAAGAGAGGTGCCGTGTGGGAGCTACCGGAGGATGAGAAGACATGCGCGCCATTGTTGGGTCCCCTGTAGGCCGAAACCTGCTGGTAAGAGGGTTTGCCGAAGTAGACGGGTTCAGGCGTCGCAGAGTCCACGGCGCTTCCGGCGGGGAACGTGGCTGGTGCGTGGTTGAAGCTTGTTGCTGACTGCTGTGGCACGGCTGACGGTGATATCGTGCTGTAGGGCCGATGTCCCTGCTCAGCTTGCCTGCTGACAAAGTCCTGCTGAGGCGTCCCTGCCGTGCGCACCGAGGAGTAGTAGCGGACGTGTTGGTACGGGTGCGCCTGCTGGGCTGCTGGCTGGGAGAAGTAGTTGCGGAACTTGCCATCCGACTGTCTGTTGAGGCGGTTGCTGCCGATGTCGTTGAAGCCGTACCCTAGGTTGCGCTCTATTGTCCGCTTGCTCTTGCTCACTtcctccttttcctcttcttcctggaCCTTCATGGCTTCGCTCTCGAAGATGTCACCCTTATCTTCCTCGCTCTTATCGCTTGTAATCTGACCGTCTGTCGAGGTCTCCGTGGTAGTTGTCGGCGTCGACGTTGAGCTGCTGGGCTCGGACGTCGTCATGCAGCTGCATAACATCAGGAGCGATAGAaatatctgtaataataataataataataataataataataataataataataataataataatagtgcctTTGACAAAGTATCAAGATCGATACTATGGAATGTTTTAGAAGTTAGAGGAATATCATTGCATTTAATAGAAGTTATCAAAAGTATATAGGTTATGacggaacaaaaataaaaactaataaaagATGTCCAGTAATTTATTAACCCTTTGGTGCACGCATTTGggagggaaataaaaaattgtgtttgcaatgaaattaaacgtttatttgtctaagagaattacctcaaattttaaaaatttgacaaacttcaacttttgacacagaaaatgggtggtttcatggtaaaaccactatgcaatactgcagaaTACAATGCCTTCAGACTTATTGtgaatgatacaaaaggaaacagtttttGGTCTCAGTAAAGCAAAGTGTCACTCCAAAAGTGTTGCAGGCCCATTTACTCCCGTGTGGTTGAACTTCAGTGCTACAATAAGCACAGCGTCTTGAAGATCCACACACAGGCGTATGTGACACCTTATCGAATCTTTTCTCATATGGGACCGTTGGCTTGAAGTGGTGCACAGATTTTAGTACTGTCTTTCTCCCTTTAGGTTTTGGAATATTAGCTGCGACCAAATCATCCACAACAGCCAACCTGAAATTCTTCAGAGTCAGTTCTCCACCTTCACCTCTCAATGAATATACCAAGAAGGCATTAGTcacaaaatgccaaaaaaaaaaaaaaaacggtgccACTATCTTCTGCATTTTATATCAATCTCGTACAAGGACTTCAACATATCAGCTTTGTCAACATAACCCAATGTTTGTTCTAGTCCTTcacagtagttttgaaataaaaaccactCTGTAAGTAGGCGGAAAACTCAAAGTTAAAAGGTGATTAcgtactgtaaccactgcgctGCAAAGGGTTAACGGTGTTAAACAAGGTTACCCTCTATCGACTGCTCTTTTTAATCTATTTATAGATGCGATTGtaagagaatggaaaaaaaatgtgaatggaggtattaaaataaaaaaaaaacatagaattaaaATCCTTATTATCCGCAGACAACAAATCGCGTTTTTAACTCGAGAAACGCaagacaatttaataataatttttatgctcgaccatgccgaaattatacacctggtagcagcctgttccaccaatcagaaaacaccattgtagcaatatgaaagcgcaagtatatattattctcggataggcctatgcaatcgaaagacaactagcgaaacgtcacggaggttggaaatccaatactgtcgcagaaagttatgttctgttactataataattagcgttaattgtaaataatattcaaataaattcaatttgtcatttcgtttttcaatatctaaatcaatttcaaggttatatcaagattaatgtttattttaccctctagattatatcaaggtcaatgacatttgtttctcggaaaaagtcaatactttcgcgtctgcgcacatctaacaatttacgagatattgcacaaggtcacttccgctccccagtcagataagaataacatgaatacttatgaataatttcaagttagaaatatggtcgagaataaaaagtcgtatgaaacttgcctataatggtagtaattaagacgctcgtatgaaaattatgaaactcgcttacgctcgtttcataaacatactcgcgtcttaattaccaccattatgggctcgttgcataatgtactaatttatttaatctggcagagctaaggccagtaggccttctcttccgcccagccaaactctaattctaattaaatacatttgcttacatagttattacattaatatctagaccataaaacaacatgaaaataaatagatagtGATGGCTACAAATGAAGATGATTTACAGAGAGCGATCCAccgtgtaaataaattaattaaacaatatcgGATGAAAATATCCACTgactaataaaactaaaattatggcatttaaaggaaaaagCCTAGTAAAATCATAAAATAGAGACAGATGACAAATATTGAACAAGAAGTATCATAATCTAAATATTTTGGGTGTATACTATCTCTCACCAATACGAAAtagatttaaatgaaaaaatcaacaaaaaatcAACATTACAGGAACGTTAAAAAGGATACTCAAACATAAAGCACGCAaagattcaataataaaattatataaaacaatgacaATACCGAAACTCACATACGGATCAGAAACATGGGTAAaagataaaatacatatttcaagAATTCAATCAGAACAAATGATATTTCTTAAATCCATAGCTGGATATACAAAACTAGATAAAAAATGTAACATGAAAATTCGACAAGAATTACAGACAACTGaattaaatacagggtgattcagtgactatgttacaaacttttagggatgatagaggagacaaatgaacaattttcatatagGAATCTATGTCCGGAAACGTTCCATTTGctagttacaagcctagatatgttagtcTGTGTaacagctagaatcgaactcacgaccattcttttgaagtttggttgcagacgacctgttcttgtaaactttggtcatttctcataaacatgggataagctagttggcatcgtaaattatattttgactctttaaaaattgcaactttccttgcatttccttttgcgcttccataaatgaaatgggTATCAGCAAGTTGCGAGATTTAAtgagtcaaaatattatttacgatgccaactaacTTACcgcatgtttatgagaaatcaacAACGTTTGCAGAAAAGGTCGTCTGAAACCAgacttcaaaaggatggccttgagttcgattctagctggttacactgactaacataatatctaaGCTTGTAACTACCAAAAGGAATGTTTCAGGATATAGGTTGCTATatgaaaattattcataattgtctcctctatcattcCTAAAAGttcgtaacatagtcactgaatcaccctgtagttaATAAATACAGGAAAGATTGGCGACAACATGTAGATAGAATGACAGACAGATATAATAAGATGGCCTTgaaatataaacctagaggaaaATGAAGTACGGGTAGACTTAGGAAAAAATAGTCTGAACAAATACGTGCCATTTCAGAAGGTAAAGAAAACTGTAAAAGTGATGTCCTGCAGGGCTAATACAGTTTTGTGAGCAGTTAATATGTATCCTAAAGAATGTATTCTGAATTACCTGACACACGATTACGGTACTAATGTTTTACTTTAACATTGTCGATGTGTTCTATTATAATAGTAGCATTTGTTCCTAAAGTACAGAGGTATCGGATTCGGTTCCATGCAGGTTAACTGAAAATGTCATTACAACTTACGATTATATaatgatatataataattataattactaaaattatattggcAATTATCGAAGAACAtctatttccatatctgttttaATTCATTCTCATTCACGTCGCTCATTACCCATGTTTCACGGGCTTAAGAGTACGGTATTAACTTTACTTCTGCAATTTACTATAAGTCCAACATGATTCATCCActtactctatttatttatttttatttacttatttttcatatactaatctacgtatatatttattaatttactaattcatctatttacctacttatctttttatttatttaataatgaacttatttacttactaatttaattatttatttacttactaattcacttatttatttactaatttacctctatttactgatttactcatttatttatttacttactaccgCTTACTCCCCGCCCCCAATGTAGCCAATCTCGCTGGTTCGGTACTTTCCTGCTTCATAATGTAAACTAAGAGAAACGATATATCATTGTGTCATATCATCTACTAGTTGGAAGTCATTAgtttaaaattggaaatttaaaggTTGGATTTGTCATAGTTGAATATATTCCCACTAACATAATAAAAGAatcttatattaataacatattaGTTGCCATTGATACTATagtgaataggcctactttgacATATTCTACATATTTTCGACAAATTTAGTCTTTTTTGTAACGATATTTGTGTCTCTGCTTATAtgctagcctagatcatatatgaccagataggtcggccttataggctttgacgttaacaacttttgtcaggtttactacgctgccatcccatttgaattgcattagcgactgtactgccatctcgtgttcgtttacggtggaaGGGTGGTGATCCTagcgttgttctcttcaaagtgctgccgattttaacatagcgatgggttatctgttacatatatgatctagggtgctagtaagagaagataatatgacagaaattttatattgtgttTTTATAATCGCGATAATTACAAAATCtatcctatagtcccgtcgctcttatttccggcatccaatcacattgcaggtcggctacatttaaacgtgtgagttTTGTGATTCGCTGCTAATGATGTTATGCACTTCCtagggctcgataaatacttaatataatcgcccgccattttggctctttcgttgacgttcgcagaaagcacacgaggatgttatttgccgctcaattatttgctcaattacagtgcattgattcattatcataggagctacgatataaTAATTTTAACGGTGCGACaagtctggtagctcggcaacgaaagaacaaaaatggcgaacgatattacctacctagactttatagagcttttacttcctaaggcgtaagcaaagaggagaagtcacgccggaaataacatcGACGCGACTATAGGTCTGTTCATAGACCTTTTCTAGTATATTCCAATTGAAATGTTGATTGGACAAATTAAGAaagaacaatttttgttacagtaTACTGAGGTATACAACTTCTCCTGGGCTATCGGTTCATTGTATAGTGTAATAAAGGAAAATATTTCAACGAGATCCTGGTTCTGTGTTTTTATAAAACTTCGTCTGAACAAAAAATTTCTCTCTCGACGTTctcttttgtttcacattttaagAGAgtagattaaatgaatgaaatgaatgaatgaatgaatgaatgaatgaatgaatgaatgaatgaatgaataagtgagtaagtaagtgaattagtaaacaaatatgtgaattagtaactaaataagtgaatgtaaataaacaagttaattagtaaataaataagttaattagtaaataattaaatgaataaatgagtaaattattaaatacagaagtaaattagtaagtaaataaataaatgagtaaattagtaaatacagaggtaaattagtaagtaaataagttcattattaaataaatagataa encodes:
- the LOC138705277 gene encoding uncharacterized protein isoform X1; amino-acid sequence: MRLLIFLSLLMLCSCMTTSEPSSSTSTPTTTTETSTDGQITSDKSEEDKGDIFESEAMKVQEEEEKEEVSKSKRTIERNLGYGFNDIGSNRLNRQSDGKFRNYFSQPAAQQAHPYQHVRYYSSVRTAGTPQQDFVSRQAEQGHRPYSTISPSAVPQQSATSFNHAPATFPAGSAVDSATPEPVYFGKPSYQQVSAYRGPNNGAHVFSSSGSSHTAPLFSGPPPHAPTFYSGHSLASAHNPFATAPSHNVPNPFLSGLNFQGGPILYQHPGSSGLALLQNPSGHFGPQILPVIILRVGGGDTGNPYQHQGAVSPSFLQGLNLQTLLYPVQQYQAPQHTVFTPADAGQTPQFVYQDTPSSEAVKTQYQTGQQKVSYTSAQQKKPLASASVPSQNQKQRKNVVVLSEAGAQSDNSYTQYKYDYKDKA
- the LOC138705277 gene encoding uncharacterized protein isoform X2, with translation MTTSEPSSSTSTPTTTTETSTDGQITSDKSEEDKGDIFESEAMKVQEEEEKEEVSKSKRTIERNLGYGFNDIGSNRLNRQSDGKFRNYFSQPAAQQAHPYQHVRYYSSVRTAGTPQQDFVSRQAEQGHRPYSTISPSAVPQQSATSFNHAPATFPAGSAVDSATPEPVYFGKPSYQQVSAYRGPNNGAHVFSSSGSSHTAPLFSGPPPHAPTFYSGHSLASAHNPFATAPSHNVPNPFLSGLNFQGGPILYQHPGSSGLALLQNPSGHFGPQILPVIILRVGGGDTGNPYQHQGAVSPSFLQGLNLQTLLYPVQQYQAPQHTVFTPADAGQTPQFVYQDTPSSEAVKTQYQTGQQKVSYTSAQQKKPLASASVPSQNQKQRKNVVVLSEAGAQSDNSYTQYKYDYKDKA